DNA from Kitasatospora acidiphila:
AGGGCCAGCGAAGTGCCCAGGAAGCCACGGCGGTTGAGCATCAGGTCGCTGCGCGAGTACTCGCTGATCAGCTGCACCGTCTGCGGGCCGCTCCAGGGCAGGTCGACCCCGCCGCCGGCCACCGTGGAGACCGGCACGGCCACCCGCAGGCCCAGGTCCTCCTCGGAGACCACCGAGCCGAACCGCTCCGAGAACAGGTCGGACATGATCTTCGGGATCGGCTCGCGCGGCTGCTCGCCGTCCAGCCAGCGGCGCACCCGCGAGGTGTCGGTGCTGACGTGGTGGGCACCGAGCTGGCGAGCCTGCCGGTTCACCTGCCGGGCGAACTCGCCCTTCGACCACCCGCTGCGCGTGAACCACGCGGTGAGCTTCTCGTTGGGCTGTTTCTCTGCCATTGGGTCCACCTGTCCCGCCCGACCCCGCCGGGGTCCCCATTCTCGTTTCCCGCTCGGCACCGCACCCCTGCCGGGGCGTGATCCGAACGTAGCCCGCCGTGGGCCGTCCGGGGGATGCTTCCCCGAGAAACGCCACCATTCGCCACCCCCAGGAGTGAAGCGACGAACCGTCAGCGGCGCTTCACTGGAAGGCGGCCCTCCGCTCGGGGCTGCCCGCGCCACCCGGCGCACACCATCATCCGCGCGCCGCCCACCGTGAGGTCACGCCTGGGGGCAGAATTTTGACACAACGTCACGATCCCGTAACCGCCGGCAACCGAAATCTGTTGGGGAGGCATGGACAACCTGTTCGGCGATCTGAGGTTCGGCGTCCGCCGCCGCAGCCGCGCCACCGCGTGCCGGGCCGCGGCCGAGTACGCCGGCCGCTGGGGCTGGGCGGTGGCGCTCGGCGGACCCGCCCGGGTGCCGGCCGGACCGTGCCGCTGCGGCCGGCCGCACTGCGCCGCCCCCGGACTGCACCCGCTGCCCGGCGAGCCGGCCCGCGAGCTGGCGCCCGGCGCCACCCCGCACGAGGTGTGCGCGCTCTGGGACGGCAAGCGGGACGGCGCGGTGCTGCTGCCCACCGGGCGCTCCTTCGACGTGCTCGACGTGCCCGAGCCGGCCGGACTGCACGCCCTGGTCCGGCTGGAGCGGATGGGCACCCAGGTCGGCCCGGTGCTGGCCTCCGCCACCGGCCGGCTGCTGTTCTTCGTCGCCCAGGGCACCGCGGACAAGCTGCCCGACCTGCTCTACCGGATGGGCTGGGACGACGCCGCGCTGGACCTGGCCTGCCACGGCGCCGGCGGCTACCTCACCGCGCCGCCCACCGCGCTGCCCGGCCAGGGCGCGGTGCGCTGGCTGCGCCCGCCGTGCCGGGAGAGCGCGGTCCGCCCGCCGCAGGCCCGGCTGCTGCTCGGCACCCTGGCCTACGCCTGCCACCGCGGCCGGCAGCGCCGGCTGGCCGCCGAGCCGGCCTGGCTCGCCTCCTGACCGGGCGGTAGGGAGAAACGCCGCTGGGCCGCTCCCCCGTCGGGGAAGCGGCCCAGTTGCGCGGTCGGCGATCGGATCAGTCGCCGATCAGCGCGTCCACGAAGGCACCCGGCTCGAACGGCGCCAGGTCGTCGGCGCCCTCGCCCAGGCCGATCAGCTTGACCGGCACGCCCAGCTCGCGCTGCACCGCGACCACGATGCCGCCCTTGGCGGTGCCGTCCAGCTTGGTCAGCACGATGCCGGTGATGTCCACCACCTCGGCGAAGACCCGGGCCTGCACCAGGCCGTTCTGCCCGGTGGTGGCGTCCAGCACCAGCAGCACCTCGTTCACCGGGCCGTGCTTCTCCACCACCCGCTTGACCTTGCCGAGCTCGTCCATCAGGCCGGTCTTGGTGTGCAGCCGGCCGGCGGTGTCGATCAGCACCGTGTCGGCGCCCTCGGCGATCGCCTCCTTGACCGCGTCGAACGCGACCGAGGCCGGGTCGCCGCCCTCCGGGCCGCGCACCGTGCGGGCACCGACCCGCTCGCCCCAGGTCTGCAGCTGGTCGGCGGCGGCGGCGCGGAAGGTGTCGGCCGCGCCGAGCACCACCGTGCGGCCGTCGGCCACCAGGACCCGGCCGAGCTTGCCGGAGGTGGTGGTCTTGCCGACACCGTTGACGCCGACCACCAGGAGCACCGCGGGACGGCCGTCCTCCTGCTTGGCGGTGTGCAGCGAGCGGTCGGTGTCGGCACCGATCAGCTCGACCAGCTCGTCGCGCAGCAGACCGCGCAGCTCGTCGGGGCTGCGGGTGCCGAGCACCTTCACCCGGGTGCGCAGCCGCTCGACCAGCTCCTGGGTGGGGGCCACTCCTATGTCGGCGGTGAGCAGGGTGTCCTCGATCTCCTCCCAGGTGTCCTCGTCGAGGCGGTCCCGGGAGAGCAGGGTCAGCAGGCCCTTGCCGAGCGCGTTCTGCGAGCGCGACAGCCGCGAGCGCAGCCGCACCAGCCGGCCGGCGGTCGGCTCCGGCACCTCCAGCGCGGGGGCCTCGGTGACCTGCTCGGGGGTGACCTCGACCGGCTCGGCCGGGAGCTCGACCTCCTCGACGGTCTGCGCCGGCGCCTCGCGCGGCGGCGCGGCCTCGTCGCCGACGTGCGGCTCCTCGGCCTGCGGCGCGGGCGCCTCGGCCTTGGGCGCCGGCGGCGCGATGGTCGTCGTGGACTTCGGGGGCAGTTCCTTACGTCGTCTGCCACTGACGACGAGGCCGGCAACCGCACCAACGGCGATCACGGCGATGACTACGGCAAGGATCACGTATTCCACAAACAAGCTCCTTCGCACCGGGCTGGCTGGTGATCCTCGCGCCGGTGACGTTCCGCCACGCTACTGCTACGCTCTGCCGTGTACCGCTTGGTGCCGGTCAGGGCTTGGCCGTCATGAGGTCATCACGACCGAGTGAGAAGCCCTCTCGGCGACGAGAGGGAGGAGTCACAACCCTGCAAGTATCCGCGATTCGCGGCCGAAGCGGGGTCAGGCAGGCTGGACGGCCTTGCGCTGTTGTCGCATCGGTACCTTGCGCTCCCGGTGTTCTTCGCGCAGCCGCTGGCTGATCACCTGGGAGATGCCGTCGCCCTTCATGGTGACGCCGTACAGCGCGTCGGCGCACTCCATGGTCAGCTTCTGGTGGGTGATCACGATCAGCTGGGAGCTGTCCCGCAGCTCCTCCATGATCGCGATCAGCCGGCGCAGGTTGGTCTCGTCCAGCGCCGCCTCCACCTCGTCCATCACGTAGAACGGGCTGGGCCGGGCCTTGAAGATGGCGACCAGCATGGCGACCGCGGTCAGCGAGCGCTCGCCGCCGGAGAGCAGCGAAAGCCGCTTGACCTTCTTGCCGGGCGGGCGGGCCTCCACCTCCACCCCGGTGGCCAGCATGTCGTCCGGGTCGGTCAGCACCAGCCGGCCCTCGCCGCCCGGGAAGAGCCGCGAGAAAACGCCCTCGAACTGGGCGGCGGTGTCGTGGAACGCGGCCGTGAACAGCTCCTCGACCCGCTGGTCCACGTCCCGCACGATGTCCAGCAGGTCCCGGCGGCTGCGCTTGAGGTCCTCCAGCTGCTCGCCGAGGAACTTGTGGCGCTCCTCCAGCGCCGCGAACTCCTCCAGCGCCAGCGGGTTGACCTTGCCCAGCTGCTGGTAGGCCTTCTCGGCGGCACGCAGCCGCTTCTCCTGCTCGGCGCGGACGTACGGGCGCGGCTCGCCGGGCTGCTCCCCCTCCTCGGCCGGGGCCGGGGGCACCGGCTGGTCCGGGCCGTACTCGGCCAGCAGCGCCTGCGACTCGACGCCGAACTCCTCCAGCGCCTTGGCCTCCAGCTGCTCGATCCGCAGCCGCTTCTCGGCGCGCAGCACCTCGTCCCGGTGGCCGGCGTCGACCAGCTTGTCGAGTTCGTCCTTGAGCTCCCGGCCCAGCTCCCGGGCGGCCCGCAGCTCGGCCTCCCGGGCGGCGCGGGCCTGCTCGATGCCGGTGCGCTCGGCCTCGGCCCGGGAGGTGGAGACCTCCAGGCAGGCGAGCAGCTGCCGGGCGCCGGCCAGCACCGCGCCGGCCACCGCCGCCTCGTGCGCGGCCCGGCGGGCCCGGTCGGCGGCCCGGGCCCGGGCCTCCCGTTCGGCCTTGGCAGCGCGGTCCAGGCTGTCGGCGCGCCCCGCCAGCGAACGGACCCGCTCCTCATGGGTGCGGACCGCGAGCCGGGCCTCCAGCTCCTGCTGCCTGGCCTGCACGGACTGCTCGGCGAGCCGGTCGCGCTCGGCCTGGTCGGGCTCGTCGGCGTCCTGGTCGGCCAGCTCCTCGGCCACCGCCAGCCGCTCGGCCAGCTCCTCGGCGGCCCGCACCGCCGCCTCGCGGCCCTCCTCGGCGCGCTGCAGCGCCGCCGCCGCGCGCTCGGCCTCCCCGGTGGCGGCCCGGGCCTGGCCGCCCAGTCGGCCCAGCGCGCCGGCGGTCTGGGCGCGCTGCTTCTCGGCGCCGCGCTGCTCGGCGGCCAGCCGCTCCAGCTCGGCGGCGAGCTCCCGGCGCGCCTCCTTGGCCTGGGCGAGCCGCTCGGCGAGCTCGGCGCAGCGCTCGGTGAGCTCCTCGATCTGCCGGGCGGCGGCATCCACCGCGGCCTGGGTCTCCAGCTGGCTGGGCGGGCCGGCCGCGCCGCCCTGGGCGAAGCCGGCGGCCAGCAGGTCGCCCTCGGCGGTGACGGCGGTGAGCTCCGGGTGGGTGTCCAGCAGCTGCTGGGCGGCGTCCAGGTCGGCCACCACGGCGGTGTCCGCGAGCAGGGCGCGCACGGCGGGCAGCAGCTCGGCCGGGCCGGCCACCAGCTCGCCGGCCCAGCGGGCACCGGAGGGCAGGGCATCCCGAGGTGACGTGGTGTCAGGTGCGTCGGCGATCAGCAGCGCGGCCCGTCCGGCGTCCTCGGTGCGCAGCAGTCGCAGCGCCGCCACGGCGGTCGGCCGGTCGCTGACCGCGAGCGCGTCGGCGGCCGCGCCGAGCGCCACCGCCAGCGCCGCCTCGTCGCCCGGCGCCACGGTGAGCAGCGCCGCCGCCGGGCCGAGCAGTCCGGTCAGCCGCTCCCCGCCGCCAGCAGCGCGCCGGTGCCGTCCTTGCGGCGCAGCCCCAGCGCCAGGGTCTCGTGGCGGGCGGTCAGCGCGCTCAGTTCGCGCTCGGCGGCGGCGGCCGCCTCGCGGGCACCGCTGACCTCGCGTTCCGCGCCGGCCAGCCGGTCCCCCGCCTGCCCGTGCGCCGCCTCCAGCTCCTGGTCGCCGCTCTCCAGCTCGGCCACCTGGTCGCGCAGTTCGTGGTACTCGGCGCCGGCCGCCTCGGCGCGTGCCGCGGCCTCGTCGCGGGCCGCGGTCAGCCGCTCGATCTCGGCCTCGGCGCCGGCCGCCCGGGAGGCCGCCGCGGCGGCCTGCCCCTGCAGTCGGGCCAGCCCCTCGCGCCGGTCGGCGGCGGCCCGGGCCGCGGCGCGCAACCGCTGCTCCTCGGCGGCCAGTTCGCGCTCCGACTCGGCGCGGCGGGCCACCGCCTCGTCCAGCGCCTGCTGGGCCGCCTCCAGGGCCTCGGTGAGCGCGGCCTCCTCCTCGCGGACCCGTTCGGCCTCGGCGGCCAGCTCCTCGGGGTCGCGGCCGCGCCGCTCCGGCTCGCCGCCGCTGGTGGCGTGCCGCACCCTGGCCTCGGCCAGCCCGATGGTGCCGCGGGTCCGCTCGCCCAGGGCGGCCAGCTGGTACCAGGCGGTGCGGGCGGTCTCCAGGCGCGGCCCGAGCTGTTCCACCTGGGCTTCCAGCACGGCCTCGCGCTGCCGGGCGGCCAGCAGGTCCCGCTCCACCGCGTCCCGGCGCTGCCGCAGTGCCTGCTCGTCGGCGGCCTCGGCCTGGACCGCCTGGCGCAGGGTCAGCAGATCGTCGGCGAGCAGCCGCAGCCGGGCGTCGCGCAGCTCGGCCTGGATGCCGGCGGCCCGCCGGGCGATCCGGGCCTGGCGGCCCAGCGGTCCGAGCTGTCGGCGCAGTTCGGCGACCAGGTCCTGCACCCGGTTGAGGTTGGCGGCCATCGCGTCCAGCTTCCGCAGCGCCTTCTCCTTGCGCTTGCGGTGCTTGAGCACCCCGGCGGCCTCCTCGATGAAGGCCCGGCGGCCCTGCGGGTCGGCGTGCAGCACCGAGTCGAGCCGGCCCTGGCCGACGATCACGTGCATCTCCCGGCCGATGCCGGAGTCGGAGAGCAGTTCCTGGATGTCCAGCAGCCGGCAGGTCTGGCCGTTCAGCGCGTAGTCGCTGCCGCCGTTGCGGAACATGGTGCGGGTGATCGTCACCTCGGCGTAGTCGATCGGCAGGGCGCCGTCGGTGTTGTCGATGGTGAGGCTGACCTCGGCCCGGCCGAGCGGCGGCCGACCGCTGGTCCCGGCGAAGATGACGTCCTCCATCTTGCCGCCGCGCAGCGACTTGGCACCCTGTTCACCCATGACCCAGGAGAGCGCGTCGACCACATTGGACTTGCCCGAGCCGTTCGGGCCGACCACGCAGGTGATGCCGGGTTCGAAGCGCAGCGTGGTCGCCGAGGCGAAGGACTTGAAGCCGCGCAGGGTCAGGCTCTTCAGGTGCACCCGTGAGACTGTAATCGCCGCCGTCGCCCGGTTTCGGTCGGCCGGGCCGTGGGCAGCCTGAGGAAAACACAGCTGGAGGTGGGTGGCTGGCGCGGTGCTGCTTCAGCGGCTGCCTTGGCGGAAACCGCGGTGGAGGGTGCAGTGGAAGGCACGAAGGGACGCCGCTGACGACGTCCCTGATGATCGCGTCCCGAGGTGTCGCGTCGGTGCGCGGCAGAAATCGGCCTGCGCGACAAAATCGGCCGGTGTCTAGCCGGTCGATTCGATCCTGAATATTCAGGTGAGTGCGGGCTCCCGCTGCCCAAGATCGATGCTGTCGAGCAGGGAGTGCTCGGCAGCGACAGCGACGAGCGCGTTGTTCTCGGCCTGCATCCGAACGAGTTCGGCTTCCAGGTCCAGGACGCGCTGCTGCAGCCGCCGCATCTCGGAGAGCATTCGCGGGTCGGGGCCGCCGACGTACCCGAGAAGCGCCTTTGCCATGATGAATGGTCCTCCACGCTGAGTGACCGAACCGGTACGGTACAGGTCGAGGGGAAGGGATGACGCACGCGCTGCACGACAAGGGCAGTGCCGGCTCGGCACCACAGGTCAGACACCGTGGTTATGCGGCCACAGGGCATGACCTTGCTCAAAATCGCCGTCACGTGCGCGGGCTTCCA
Protein-coding regions in this window:
- a CDS encoding bifunctional DNA primase/polymerase, whose amino-acid sequence is MDNLFGDLRFGVRRRSRATACRAAAEYAGRWGWAVALGGPARVPAGPCRCGRPHCAAPGLHPLPGEPARELAPGATPHEVCALWDGKRDGAVLLPTGRSFDVLDVPEPAGLHALVRLERMGTQVGPVLASATGRLLFFVAQGTADKLPDLLYRMGWDDAALDLACHGAGGYLTAPPTALPGQGAVRWLRPPCRESAVRPPQARLLLGTLAYACHRGRQRRLAAEPAWLAS
- the ftsY gene encoding signal recognition particle-docking protein FtsY; its protein translation is MEYVILAVVIAVIAVGAVAGLVVSGRRRKELPPKSTTTIAPPAPKAEAPAPQAEEPHVGDEAAPPREAPAQTVEEVELPAEPVEVTPEQVTEAPALEVPEPTAGRLVRLRSRLSRSQNALGKGLLTLLSRDRLDEDTWEEIEDTLLTADIGVAPTQELVERLRTRVKVLGTRSPDELRGLLRDELVELIGADTDRSLHTAKQEDGRPAVLLVVGVNGVGKTTTSGKLGRVLVADGRTVVLGAADTFRAAAADQLQTWGERVGARTVRGPEGGDPASVAFDAVKEAIAEGADTVLIDTAGRLHTKTGLMDELGKVKRVVEKHGPVNEVLLVLDATTGQNGLVQARVFAEVVDITGIVLTKLDGTAKGGIVVAVQRELGVPVKLIGLGEGADDLAPFEPGAFVDALIGD